A stretch of the Candidatus Tumulicola sp. genome encodes the following:
- the floA gene encoding flotillin-like protein FloA (flotillin-like protein involved in membrane lipid rafts), which produces MTLGVIGVFIVAIIVLVGFFWFLWLFPFGLWIRSQAAGVRLGILSLVRMRLINIPPSIIVDALIMARKAGLDVTDAQLQAQYLSGGHLDRVVLALIAAQRAEIPLEWQRACAVDLAGRNPLEAIQTSVNPKVIETPIFQGVAKDGIQLNIKARITVRTNIDRYVGGAGEPTVIARVGEGVVAAIGGSENYKEVLENPDHISKTVLAKGLDAGTAFEIVSIDIADVDVGRNVGADLQTAQAEADRRVAQAKAAERQYAAMAQEQEMKAQTQAMRAKVVEAEALVPAAIADAFRSGHLGVMDYYRMRNVLADTEMRQSISGGGTSGSGGQVPPPTTPPASGS; this is translated from the coding sequence GTGACCCTAGGCGTTATCGGCGTTTTCATCGTCGCCATCATCGTCCTCGTCGGATTCTTTTGGTTTCTATGGCTGTTCCCGTTCGGTCTGTGGATCCGCTCGCAGGCGGCAGGCGTGCGGCTGGGCATCCTCAGCCTGGTGCGCATGCGCCTCATCAACATACCGCCATCCATCATCGTGGATGCGCTCATCATGGCGCGCAAAGCCGGTCTCGACGTCACGGATGCGCAATTGCAGGCTCAGTACTTGTCCGGCGGACACCTCGATCGCGTGGTGCTCGCCCTGATCGCCGCGCAGCGCGCCGAGATCCCCCTCGAGTGGCAGCGCGCGTGCGCAGTCGACCTGGCGGGGCGAAACCCGCTCGAAGCCATTCAAACGTCGGTCAATCCCAAGGTCATCGAGACGCCGATATTCCAGGGCGTCGCCAAAGACGGCATCCAGCTGAACATCAAGGCGCGGATCACCGTCCGGACCAACATCGATCGCTACGTCGGCGGCGCGGGAGAGCCGACCGTGATCGCGCGCGTCGGCGAGGGCGTGGTCGCGGCCATCGGCGGCAGCGAGAACTATAAAGAAGTGCTCGAGAACCCGGACCACATCAGCAAGACGGTGCTCGCCAAGGGTCTGGATGCCGGCACCGCATTCGAAATCGTTTCCATCGACATCGCCGACGTGGACGTCGGGCGCAACGTCGGCGCCGATCTGCAGACCGCGCAAGCCGAAGCTGACCGCCGCGTCGCCCAGGCGAAGGCAGCCGAGCGACAGTACGCTGCGATGGCGCAAGAACAAGAGATGAAGGCGCAGACGCAAGCCATGCGCGCGAAGGTCGTCGAGGCGGAAGCGCTTGTGCCGGCGGCGATCGCCGATGCGTTCCGCAGCGGTCATCTCGGCGTCATGGATTACTACCGCATGCGCAACGTGCTCGCCGACACCGAGATGCGCCAATCGATCTCGGGCGGCGGTACGTCGGGCAGCGGCGGCCAGGTGCCCCCACCCACAACGCCGCCGGCATCCGGCTCGTAG
- a CDS encoding NfeD family protein translates to MRKFSGALRLAFVAFSAGALLLGLAGLGARAKDSSLVQVVKIDGNIDPGMAHRVQRAVDDAKANGARAILVVVNTNGGVVDDANDIKDALSTSGIQTIAYVSGRAWSAGALISLACDKIYMAPGSSIGAAEPVLLPPGGQMAPAGEKVIAALRSEMISLAEAHHRNADIAAGMVDPNVVIPGLKKKGQILSLSAQKAVQLKFADGITSSDVASLEAAGIRQARLSTTEPSLGERIAQFVTDPIVSGLLLTIGFLGLLIEMQTLHLVAGVIGILALALFFGGHIIAGASTWVITALFALGVVALLFELHVLPGHGIAGLVGGLLILASIVLAFGAAFWVQGLLYTSLSLLLSVVVFFVILRWLPESAFLRRLAFAGAQAPGTGYTAVPAPTHLMGKQGIADSLLRPVGVATIEGVRYQVQTAGEFIPAQTRIVVSRIEGGTIFVTRAPV, encoded by the coding sequence ATGAGAAAGTTTTCCGGGGCGCTACGACTTGCGTTTGTGGCGTTCTCCGCCGGCGCCTTGCTGCTCGGTTTGGCGGGGCTCGGAGCGCGCGCAAAAGATTCCTCGCTGGTGCAGGTCGTGAAGATCGACGGGAACATCGACCCCGGCATGGCGCATCGCGTGCAGCGCGCCGTGGACGACGCCAAAGCCAACGGCGCGCGCGCGATTCTGGTCGTCGTCAACACGAACGGCGGCGTGGTCGACGATGCCAACGACATCAAAGATGCGCTCTCGACCTCCGGCATCCAGACGATCGCGTACGTCTCAGGCCGCGCGTGGTCCGCGGGTGCGCTCATCTCCCTGGCCTGCGACAAGATCTACATGGCACCCGGCTCCAGCATCGGCGCCGCGGAACCGGTGCTGTTGCCGCCCGGCGGGCAGATGGCGCCGGCGGGGGAGAAAGTGATCGCCGCGCTCCGCTCGGAGATGATCTCGCTTGCGGAAGCGCACCATCGCAATGCAGACATCGCCGCCGGCATGGTGGATCCGAACGTCGTCATCCCTGGGCTGAAGAAGAAGGGGCAGATCCTTTCGCTGTCCGCGCAAAAGGCCGTGCAACTCAAGTTCGCAGACGGCATCACCAGCAGCGACGTCGCCTCGCTTGAAGCCGCCGGCATTCGCCAAGCGCGGCTTTCCACGACCGAACCCAGCCTGGGCGAGCGCATCGCGCAGTTCGTCACCGATCCGATCGTGTCGGGGCTGCTGCTCACCATCGGGTTTTTGGGATTGCTGATCGAGATGCAGACGCTTCATCTGGTCGCGGGCGTCATCGGCATACTCGCGTTGGCGCTCTTTTTCGGAGGTCACATCATCGCAGGCGCATCCACGTGGGTGATCACCGCGTTGTTCGCGCTTGGCGTTGTGGCGCTGCTCTTCGAATTGCACGTGCTGCCCGGACATGGCATCGCGGGGCTCGTCGGGGGCTTGCTTATCCTTGCGAGCATCGTCCTCGCATTCGGCGCCGCCTTTTGGGTCCAAGGCTTGCTGTACACGTCGCTGTCGCTGCTCCTGTCGGTCGTGGTGTTCTTCGTGATACTCCGCTGGCTGCCGGAAAGCGCGTTCTTGCGGCGCCTCGCGTTCGCCGGCGCGCAAGCGCCCGGAACCGGCTACACCGCCGTGCCCGCTCCGACCCACCTGATGGGCAAGCAAGGCATAGCGGACTCTTTGCTGCGCCCGGTCGGCGTCGCCACCATCGAGGGCGTGCGCTACCAAGTGCAAACAGCGGGTGAGTTCATTCCCGCGCAGACCCGCATCGTGGTGTCGCGGATCGAAGGCGGCACTATTTTCGTCACCCGCGCTCCAGTATAG
- a CDS encoding GatB/YqeY domain-containing protein, with amino-acid sequence METKTPHERLSNDLKTAMKARDAERMATLRMAISAMSYRRIERNAELTVDEQEDVLRKQVKQRDDAITEYTKAKRADLADKEGRERVILMEYLPPELSEAELRRQVDELLKPLGPQVKFGDAMKVVMPALQKKANGKAIGEAVKAALAARAS; translated from the coding sequence ATGGAAACAAAGACCCCGCACGAGCGCCTGAGCAATGACCTGAAGACCGCCATGAAAGCCCGCGACGCCGAACGGATGGCGACCCTGCGGATGGCGATCTCCGCGATGAGCTATCGCCGCATCGAACGCAACGCCGAGCTGACCGTCGACGAGCAAGAAGACGTGCTGCGCAAGCAGGTCAAGCAGCGCGATGACGCCATCACCGAGTATACGAAGGCTAAGCGCGCCGATCTCGCCGACAAAGAAGGCCGCGAGCGCGTGATCCTGATGGAATATCTGCCGCCGGAGTTGAGCGAAGCCGAACTGCGCCGCCAGGTGGACGAATTATTGAAGCCACTCGGTCCGCAAGTCAAGTTCGGTGACGCCATGAAAGTGGTCATGCCTGCCTTGCAAAAGAAAGCCAACGGCAAGGCCATTGGGGAGGCTGTGAAAGCAGCGTTGGCCGCGAGGGCGTCATGA